CCTGGATTCGTTGCAGCGCTACGGGGCGGCCCCCAACCGCACGCGGCCCCTCATCATGTGCGAATACGCCCACGCAATGGGCAACAGCACCGGCAACTTCCAGGAATACTGGGACATTATTCGCAGCAGCCCGCACCTGCAAGGTGGCTTCGTGTGGGACTGGGTGGACCAGGGCCTGCGCCAAACCGATGCCGCCGGCCGCGTCTGGTGGGCCTACGGCGGCGACTTGGGCGGCTACAATCGCCAGAACGACGAAAACTTTTGCGCCAACGGCCTGGTGGCCGCCGACCGCACCCCGCACCCCGGCCTGTGGGAAGTGAAGAAGGTGTACCAGGATATCCGTTTCAGCGCCGCCCAGCCCGCCACGGGCCGCCTCACGGTGCTCAACGGATTTTCGTTCAGTAGCTTAGATAACTACGCTTTCCGCTGGGAGCTGCTGAAAAACGGGGTGCTGGCCAAGGCGGGCACCTTCGTGGCCCGGCCGGCCGCCGGGCAGCAGCAGGAAGTACGGCTGCCGCTGGGGCCGCTGCCCGCCGCGCCCGGCACCGAGTACGTGCTCCAGGTATTTGCCAATACCAAAGCGGCCACCGCGGCGGTGCCGGCCGGCCACGAGGTGGCCCGCGAGCAGTTTGTGCTCACGCCCGAGGCCACCTACTTCGCGCCGCCTACCCCCGTCGCGGCCGCTGGCGAGCTGCGCGTGACGCGGGCCGGCGACCGGCTCAGCTTCGCGGCCGGCGACGTGCGCGGCGAGTTTGACACCAAGGCCGGCCGCTTCATTCGCTACGAGCGGAGGGGGCAGCGCGTCATCGACCAATTCCCGGAGCCTTATTTCTGGCGCGCGCCTACTGATAACGACTTTGGCAACAACATGCCCGAGCGCCTCGGCGTGTGGCGCACGGCCCACGCTCACCGCCTAGTGCAGCGCGTGGTGGTAGGCGAGCAAACCGCTGCCGGCCTGCCCATTACGGTAGATTACCTGCTGGCCGACCTGGGCGTGCCCTACACTGTGGCCTACCTCATTGCCCCCGACGGTGCAGTGCGCGTAACGGCCGCCATCGACATGACCGGCAAAAACCTGCCCGAGCTGCCCCGCTTCGGGATGCGCCTGGAGCTGCCCGCCCGCTTTGGCCAGCTGGCTTACTACGGCCGCGGCCCTTGGGAAAACTACGCCGACCGCCACTCGGCGGCCTTCCTGGGCGTGTACCACGACTCGGTTAGTGCCCAGCTGACCACCAACTACATCCGGCCCCAGGAGAGCGGCTACCGCACCGGCGTGCGCTGGCTAACGCTCACCGATGCCGCCGGCCAGGGCCTGCGCATCGAAGGTGCGCAGGCCCTGGGTTTCAGCGCCCTACCCACCCGCACCGAGTTTCTGGACCCCGGCCTCACCAAAAAGCAGCAGCATACCGACGATGTGCGCAGCTTCGATTTCGTGTGCCTGCAACTGGACCTGAAACAGCGCGGCGTAGGCGGCGACAACAGCTGGGGCGCGCTGCCCCACGCGCCCTACCGCCTGCTCGACAAGATGTATTCTTATACCTACACCATGCGCCTGCTGGGCGGCCCGCCCGGCAGCGCCCCGGTAGGCGCGCTCGGTAGGCGCGCTCGGCGCGGCCCCAAACCCGGCCTCCAACTAAAGCTAAGCCAGCGTTGATGGTCAGCTTGGGTCAGGCCCGGATAATGACCGAAATCCGATGCCAGCGCGAGATAGAGTATTTTATGGAATGCAGCGCTTATTATGACTTGCGCCGTTTAGGCTGGCTGAAGCAGGAAGTGAATAATGGCAGCGGGCGGCTGATTACTCCAATTTTCAACTGTACACCTAGTGCATAGCAACCTACGATTAACCCTGCTGATAGCCCTACTGAGCTTGCTGAAGCTACCAGCCCAGGCGCAGCAAACCGTCACGCAATACCTGTCGGGCACCGATAAGGACCACACCGTGCAGTGGGATTTTTACTGCACCAAGGGCCAGAACAGCGGCAAGTGGAGCAAAATCGCGGTGCCCTCGAACTGGGAAACCCAAGGCTTCGGCACTTATAATTATTACCGCGATGAGGTGAACCCTGATGAGCAGGGGCTTTATAAGCACGCGTTTCGGGTGCCGGCGGCCGGGCGGGGCAAGCATGTGTTTATCGTGTTTGAGGCCAGCATGACCGATACCGAGGTGAAAATAAACGGGCAGCTGGCGGGGCCGGTGCATCAGGGTGGCTTCTACCGCTTCAAATACGACATTACCGATAAGCTGAAGCCCGCCGGGCAGGACAACCTGCTGGAAGTGACCGTGAGCAAGCGCTCAGCCAACGCCTCCATCAACCAGGCCGAGCGCAAGGCCGATTTTTGGCAGTTTGGCGGCATTTTCCGGCCGGTGTACCTCGAAGTTGTGCCCGCCGCCTACCTCGACCGCCTGGCCCTGGATGCCCGCGCCGATGGCGCGCTGCGCGTCGATGCGTTTCCCGTGAATGCCAAAGCCGGCTACACCCTCACGGGCCAGGTGCAGGAGCTGGACGGCCGGCTGGTGGGCAAGCCCTTCGCGGTGAAAGCGGGGGTAGGGCTGGAAAAAACCACCTTGCGAACCCAAATAAGCGGTATTCGGGCCTGGAACCCGGAAGCCCCCAAGCGCTACGAGCTGGTGCTGACGCTGGCCAATGCCCAAGGCCCCGTGCACCGCATGCGGCAGCGCTTCGGCTTCCGCACGATGGAGCTGCGGCCCCAGGACGGCATCTACGTGAATGGCAGCCGGGTGATTCTCAAGGGCGTGTGCCGGCACAGCGAATGGCCCGAATCGGGCCGTACGCTGAGCAAGGAAATCAGCCTGCTCGACGTGGGTTTGATGAAGGAGATGAACATGAACGCCGTGCGGATGTCGCACTACCCGCCCGACACGCACTTTCTGAACGTGTGCGACTCGCTGGGCCTGTTTGTGCTGGATGAGCTGACTGGCTGGCAGGCCAAGTACGATACGCTGGTGGGCCGTAAGCTGGTGCGCGAGCTGGTGGAGCGCGACGTGAACCACCCGAGCATCATCTTCTGGGACAACGGCAACGAAGGCGGCTTCAACCGCGCCCTCGATGGTGACTACGCACTGTATGACCCGCAGAGCCGGCCCGTGCTGCACCCCTGGGAGCGCTTCAACGGCACCGATACCAAGCACTACCCCGACTTCAACTACGTGGTGAACTCGGTGCTGTATGGCAAGGAAGTATTCTTCCCCACCGAGTTTATGCACGGCCTGTACGACGGTGGGCACGGGGCCGGGCTGGAAGATTTCTGGAACATGATGCGCCAACACCCGTACTTCGGCGGCGGCTTTCTGTGGTCGTTTCACGATGAAGCCGTGGTGCGCACCGACCAGAACGGCCGCCTCGATGCGGCCGGCGACTCGGCTCCCGACGGCATCCTGGGGCCGCACCGCGAGAAGGAGGGCAGCTTCTTCACCATCAAGGAGTTATGGTCGCCGGTGGTGATTACCAAAAAATTCCTGGCCCCCGGCTTCGATGGCCACCTGGCGGTGGAGAACCGCTATCTCTACACCAACCTCAGCCAGTGCCGCTTCAGCTGGAAGCTGGTGTCGTTTCCGGGCCCCGGCGACCCGGCCACCGCGCCCAAAACCGACGCGGCCGGCACCGCCCCGGCCCCGGCGCTGGCCCCCGGTGCCGCGGGCCAGCTGGTGCTGCCGCTGCCCGCAGGCTGGCACCGAAGCGACGCGCTCTACGTGACGGCCACTGGCCCCGACCAGCGCGAAATCTTCACCTGGACCATGCCCATCGCCTACCCGACGCGCACCCGTCGGCCGGCCCCCGCGCCGGGCAGCCCTACCCCCCCCCAGGCCACCGAAGCGGCCGGCAGCCTGCAAATAAGCGCCGACGGTATCCGCTACGCCTTCGACCCGGCCACCGGCTACCTGCTAAAAGTAACTACTGCCAAAGGCGACGTGTCGCTGGGTGGCGGCCCGCGGTTGGCCGGCGTGCCGCAAACCCTGAAAAGCTTTCGCCACGCGGCGGCCGGCACCACGCAAATCGTGGAGGCCGACTACGAAGGCCAGGGCTTTCTCCACGTGAAGTGGACGTTTGCCGCCGGCCAGCCGGCCCACCTCGACTACCAGTATTCGCAGAAGGGCGAGGCCGACTTCCTGGGCCTCACCTTCACCTACCCCGAAGACCAGGTGACGGGCATGAAGTGGCTGGGTAGGGGACCCTACCGGGTGTGGAAAAACCGCCTCCAGGGCCAGCAGTTTGGCGTGTGGCACAAGGCGTACAACGACGCGCGTACCGGCGAAACCTGGCAGTACCCCGAGTTTAAGGGCTACTACGCCGACCTATACTGGGTAGTGGTGGAGAACAAGGAATCGCCCTTCACGGTGTATACCGACGACCAGAACGTGTTTTTGCAGATGCTCAAGCCGGCCCGGCCCGTGGGCGCGCGCACCGAGAACATGACCTCCGTCTTCCCCACCGACGGCAACCTGAGCTTTTTGAACGCTATCGCGCCCATCGGCACCAAGTTTCAGCCGCCGGCCCTGCTGGGGCCGCGCAGCCAGAAGGATATGATGCTTAACTACACGCCGGTTAGCGGTAGCTTGTGGTTTGACTTTCGGTAATTGGCGGCCGGCCCCTACCCCCCTGGCCGCGCCGAAGGGGGTGGGAAGTAGGGCCCGCCGCTCTTCAATATTTGGCTCTATGAAAGTACTTTCCTGCCTGCTTGCCACGCTCCTGGCCCTGGTGCCGGGCCTGCTGCGCGCTCAGGCACCCGCTACCGCCCAAACCGCTTACCCCTTCCGAAACCCCCAGCTACCCGCCGAACAGCGCATCGACAACATTCTGTCGCTGCTCACTTTGGAGGAAAAGGTTAGCTGCCTGGGCACCAACCCTAGCATTCCGCGGCTGGGCATTGTGGGCACGGGGCACTCGGAGGGCCTGCACGGGCTGGCGCTGGGCGGCCCGGCCCACTGGAACCGCCGGCACGAGGTGCCTACCACCCAGTTCCCGCAGGGCTACGGCCTGGGCGAAACCTGGGACCCCGACCTGCTGCGGCAGGTGGGCCGGGTGGAGGGCTACGAGGCCCGCTACGCGCTCCAAAACCCTAAGTACGCCACCGGCAGCCTAGTGATTCGGGCTCCCAACGCTGACCTGGGCCGCGACCCGCGCTGGGGCCGCACCGAGGAATGCTACGGCGAAGACCCGTTTCTGACCGGCACGCTGGCCGTAGGCCTGATAAAAGGCTTGCAGGGCGACGACCCCACCTACTGGCAAACGGCGGCGCTCATGAAGCACTTCCTGGCCAACAGCAACGAGGTGGGTAGGGAGCGCACTTCGTCAAATTTTGACGAGCGCTTGTTTCACGAGTACTACGCGGTGCCCTTTCGGATGGGCGTGACCCTGGGCGGCTCGCGGGCTTACATGGCTTCGTATAATGCCTGGAACGGCACTCCGATGATGGTGAACCCGGTTTTGCGCGACGTGACCGTAGATAAATGGGGCCAAAACGGCATTATCTGCACCGATGGCGGGGCGCTCAAGCTGCTGGTGCGGGAGCACCACTACTACCCCGATAGCGCGTGGGCGGCCGCCCAGGCCGTGAAAATGGGCATCAATCAGTTTTTGGACGACTATAAAATTCCCATCACCAACGCCCTGAAGGCGAAGCTGCTGACCGAGCTGGACATTGACCGCGTAATTCGGGGCGACTTTCGGGTAATGCTCAAGCTGGGCCTGCTTGACCCGCCCGGCGCGAATAAGTACGCCGCCATCAAGGACGGGCCGGAGCCGTGGCTGACCGACCAGCACAAGGCCGTGGCCCGGCTCGTGACTCAGAAATCCATCGTGCTGCTCAAGAACGAAGGCAGCTTCCTACCCCTCGATAAAAGCAAGCTCAAGACTATCGCCGTGATTGGGCCGCGCGCCGACCAGGTGCTGCTGGATTGGTACAGCGGCACGCCGCCCTACGTGGTGAGCGCGCTGGCCGGCATAAAGGCCAAAGTGGGTGACAGCGTGAAGATTACCTACGAGGAAACCAACCAAGACAACCGGGCCGTGAATGCCGCCCAGGCCGCCGACGTGGCCATTGTGGTGGTGGGCAACCACCCCACCTGCAACGCCGGCTGGGCCAACTGCCCCGATGCCTCGGAGGGCAAGGAAGCCGTGGACCGCAAGTCGCTGACCCTCAGCGATGAGGCGCTTATCAAGCAGGTGCGCCGGGCCAATCCGCGCACCATCGTGGTGCTGGTGTCGAGCTTTCCCTACGCCATTACCTGGACGCAGCAGAACGTGCCCGCCATTGTGCACCTGGCCCAGAACAGCCAGGAGCTGGGCAACGCCCTGGCCGACGTGCTCTTCGGCGACTATAACCCCGGCGGCCGCCTCACCCAGACCTGGGTGCGCGCGCTGAGCGACTTGCCGCCGATGCTGGACTACGACATTCGCAACGGCCGCACTTACCAGTACTTCCGGGGCGAGCCGCTCTACCCCTTCGGTTTTGGCCTGAGCTACACCACGTTCCGGTATTCCAACTTCCGCCTCGGGGGCCCGAAATTCAACAAAGCCGGCGAGCTGCTGGTGAGCGTGGACGTGCAGAATACCGGCGACCGCACCGGCGACGAGGTGGTGCAGCTCTACATCAGCCACCAGCACTCGGTGGTGGTCCGGCCCCAGCAGGAGCTGAAAGGCTTCCAGCGCGTCACGCTTAAGGCGCAGGAAAAGCGCACCGTGCAGCTCACGCTGCGCGCCGCCGACCTGCGCTACTGGGACGAAGGCCGCCAACAGTTCATTCTGGAAAAAGACGACCTGAACGTGCTGGTGGGGCCTTCCTCGCGCGAGGTGAAATTCCAGCAGGTAGTACGCCTCTAACTCATGTGCTGCCCCGCAAGCGCCGGGCGGCTTTACTTTGCTAATGGATAAGCCGTTGCCGCGCCCGTTTTCACTCCCCTTCTTTCATTCCCCCATGCTGCGTTTACGCTCGTTGTTCTTTGTGGCCCTACTCGTGCTGGCCGGCCGCGCCGGCCACGCCCAGGGCGCTGGCTCCTACCACCTTAGCTCGCCCGATGGTAAGCTGGAAATTACGGTGCAGGCCGGCCCTACCCTCACCTGGGCCGTGCGCCACGAGGCCACGCCGGTGCTCGCGCCTTCAGCCCTGGCCCTGACGCTGGCCACGGGCGAGGTGCTGGGCCAAAGCCCGGTGGTGCGGAGCGCCGTGCCCACGGCAGTTAATACCAGCTTCGCCACGCCGATATACAAGAAAAGCCAGGTAGTTGACCACTACAACCAGCTGACCCTGAATATGAAGGGGAGTTATGGAATCACGTTTCGGGCGTATGACGACGGCGTGGCCTACCGCTTTTTCAGCACCCGCAAGGGACCGCTGACGGTGCGGGCCGAAACGGCCACCTTCAACTTTACCACCGACGCGCCGGCGCTAATTCCCTTCGTGCGCGACCTGCGCGACCCCAAGGACTTCTACATCTCCTCGTTTGAGTCGCTCTACACCCCGCTCAAGCTCTCGCAGGTGGCCCCGCTCAAGCGCGATACGCTGGCTTTTCTGCCGGTGCTCGTAACGCTGGGCGACGGTAAGAAAGCGGCCATCGTGGAGTCGGATGTGGAGGACTACCCCGGCATGTTCTTGAAGGGTAACGTCGGGGCCGCGCCAGGCCTGCACGGTGGGTTTGCGCCCTACCCCACCGAGGAGCGCAATGGCGGCTTCCACAACATGCAGCTGCTGGTGAGCAAGCGCGCGCCCTACCTGGCCCAAACCCAGGGCAACCGCACCTTCCCGTGGCGCGCCCTGGTGGTGAGTACCGCCGATAAGCAGCTGGCCAACAACGATATGGTGTATAAGCTGGCCGCCCCCTCGCGCATCAAAGACGCTTCCTGGATTAAGCCCGGCAAGGTGGCCTGGGACTGGTGGAACGACTGGAACATCTCGCACGTCGATTTCAAGGCCGGCATCAACACGCCAACCTATAAGTACTACATCGACTTCGCGGCGGCCAATAAGCTGGAATACATTATTATGGACGAAGGCTGGTCGGAAGAAACTGACATTCTGAAGCCCTCGCCGGCCGTCGATTTGGCCGCGCTCCTCGCCTACGGCCAGCAGAAGGGGGTAGGAATATTGCTGTGGGCCAACTGGCGCGCCATCAGCGAAAAGATGGACGCGGCCTACGCCCAATACGCCAAAATGGGCGTGAAAGGCTTCAAGATTGACTTCCTGGACCGCGACGACCAGAAGATGATTAACTCGTCGTACACGCTGGCCCGCAAGGCGGCCGATAACCACCTGATACTCGACTTCCACGGGATGCACAAGCCCGACGGCCTCCAGCGCACGTATCCCAACGTGCTCAACTTTGAGGGCGTGAAGGGCCTGGAAAACAACAAGTGGACCCCCAACGACGACGTGCCGCAGTACGACACCAGCCTTCCCTTTATTCGGATGCTGGCCGGGCCAATGGACTACACCCCAGGGGCCATGCGCAACGCCACCCGCACCCAGTTCCGGCCCATCGGCTCCAACCCCATGAGCCAGGGCACGCGCTGCCACCAGCTGGCCACCTACGTGGTGTTTGAAGCCCCGCTGGAAATGCTCTGCGACAACCCCACCATTTACCAAAAAGAGCAGGAGAGCACCGACTTTATCGCCGCCGTGCCCACCGTGTTCGACAAAACGGTGGCCCTCGATGGGCGCGTGGGTGAGTACGTGGCCCTGGCCCGCCAAAAAGGTGATACCTGGTACGTGGGCGCACTCAACAACTGGGACCCGCGCGACCTGACCCTGGACCTATCCTTCCTGGGGCCGGGCCGCTACGAGGCCGTCGTCTTCCGCGACGGCGTGAACGCCGACCGCGATGCCACCGATTACAAGCGGGAGGTTATCAGCGTTTCGGCCCAGGATAAGCTGCCCATCAAGCTCAGCAACGGCGGCGGTTGGGCCGCCCGCATCTACCCGGCTAAGTAGGGTAGGGGCTGTTGTTTCGCCCTGCGCGGGGCACCTCACGAGACTTCTTTGGAGCACAATCCAAAGAAGTCTCGTGAGGTGCCCCGCTTGCGTTAGGGGCTGCCCATTAAAAAAAAGCAGCGTATTTGCTACCCCCCGGCAACCAGCCAAACCCCGCTGGCGCGATTAAAATATGCCTAATTAGCTGCCTGAGCCCCATCCTAAGCTGGTTTTGAATTTGGCTTAACGCCTTGCGCCCAGCAGCTACGTAGGTAGTGCTCTCTAAAACGGCCACTTTTTTGAGGAGGCGCTTTCGGCCGGAAGGCAGTGCCCGACCCGGCCAGCTAGTGCTATCAAAATCAGCGTGAAAATTAGGAAGCTATAGGCTTCGTTTAGTTAGTTGCTTTATGAGTGTGGAAATATCCCTATCATCGGAGCGCCAGCGGCGTGAGGCCGCCGAAGCCGAAGTGCTGCGGCTGCGGGCGCAGCTCGCCGCCCGGCCCGAAGCCGCGCCCGCCGCGGCCCTACCCCCCCCCCACCAGCAGCAACTGATTTGGCAGGTGATGGATAGTAGCCCCAACCTGATATACGTGGAAGACGAAGCCGGCAATTGTTTGCTGGCCAACGAACGCTACCGCCAGCTGCACGCGCAGGTAGCTTATCGGCCCGCGCCGGCCGCCGCAGCCGAAGGCCCCGTGTCGTTTGAGGAGTCGTACCAACTACCAGGCGGCGAAACAATCTGGTACTACACCACCAAAACGCCCCTGGTGCAGCCCGATGGCCAGCGCTGCCTGGTCACGTTCGCCTCGGAAATTACCGACCTGAAGCGGGCCAACCGCTTGGCCGAAGAGGCCGTGCAGGCGCGGCAGGTGTTCATGGCCAGCATGAGCCACGAGCTGCGCACTCCCCTGCACGGCATTATGGGCCTGGCCGAGCTGCTGCGCAAAAGTCCGCTCTCCGACGAGCAGGCCGACTATGCGGAGATGATTCAGGCCAGCACTGAGGGCCTGCTGGTTGTCATCAACGATATTCTCGACTTCGTGAAGCTCCAGGCGGGCCACCTCAGCCTCGAAGCCATCCCGTTCGACCTGCCCAAAACCGTGCGCGAAGCCGTGCGCTCGCTGGCCTTTCGCATGGATGAAAAGGGCCTGCTGCTGCGCTACGCGGGCTTCGACCAGCCGCTACCCCTGCTGCGCGGCGACCCCTACCGCCTGCGCCAGGTGCTGGTGAACCTGCTCAGCAACGCCATCAAGTTTACCCAGCGAGGCACCATCACCATTACCCTCGACACCGGCCAGCGCCGGGGCCTCGAGCTGCCCGTTACGCTAAGCGTAGCCGACACCGGCATTGGCATTGACGAAGCAAATCTGGGGCAGGTTTTTGAAAGCTTTAAGCAGGCTGACAGCAGCATTCCGCGCCTGTACGGCGGCACCGGGCTGGGGCTCACCATCTGCAAAAACCTGGTGGAGCTGCAAGGGGGTAGCATGGGGGTGCGCAGCACGCTGGGCAGCGGCACCTGCTTCTCTTTCACCATCCCGTACCCGGTGAGTGAAGCGCCCGCGCGCCAGGAGGCGGCCGTGGTGCAGCAGTCCGATTTGCTGCAAGGGCTCACCATTCTGCTGGCCGAAGACAACGCCGTGAATCAGCTAATCGCGGTGGCGATGCTGGGGCAGTGGCAGGCCCAGGTAGAGGTGGCCCACAACGGGGCCGATGCGCTGCACAAGGCCAGCCGCACCCGGTACGACCTCATTCTGATGGACGTGCAGATGCCGCATTTTGATGGCTTGGAAGCCACGGCCCGCCTGCGCGCCGAACCCGGCCTCAACCAGCACACGCCCATTGTGGCCCTCACCGCCGACGCGGTGAAGGTAGACGCCGGCTCGTACCAGTCGCTGGGCTTTACCGACTACCTCACCAAGCCCTACAACGAGGCGGCGCTGTACGCAATGCTGGCCCAGGTGAGCCGCCGCGCCCCGCTACTGCCGGTGCCCGCGCCAGCCTCAGCCTCGGCCCCGGCTGGACCCGGCTTAGCCTATGACTTGCAACTGTTTGGCCGCCTGGCCGATGACCAGGACTTCGTGAGTAAGCTGCTGGAAATATTCGTAACCACCGTGCCGGCCCAGGTGCAGGCGCTGCAAGAAGCGACCGACCACCGCGACTGGCTGGCCATCATCCGGGAAGCGCACCACCTGAAAACCACGTTTGGCAATTTCAACATCCAGCTCGAAATGGAGCAGCTGCGCCTGCTAGAGCGGCTGGCCGAAAGGCGAGCCTCGCGCAGTGAGTTTCAGCCGCTTATCAATGCGGTCGCGGCCGCCGCCGATTCGTACTGCGCTATTTTCCGGCAACGGCTGGCGCACACGCTTCAGCCGCAGTAGAGGGGGTAGGCAGAGAATCTGGCAGCCGGTTTTTGACCCCTCCTTGCCTTCGTAAAGTACCCGGCGGGCATGGTTGACTGCTATTTTGCGCGGTATCTTTAACCCGCCGCCGGCTGGTGCGGCAGCGGGGAGCCCGGCTGCCTGGCACCTCTATCTGCTTTATGAAAAAAACGCTGCTGGTCGTAGACGATGAGCCGGCCATCCGGTTTGTGCTGCAACGCTATTTCGAGCCGGATTTTACCGTTGTGCTGCAAGCCAACGGCCTGGAAGCCATGCAGTGGCTGGCGGCCGGCCACCAGCCCGACGTGATAGTGGCCGACTACAACATGCCTTTTCTCGATGGCCTGGAATTTGTGCGGCAGGTGCGAGCCAGCGCCGCGCACCGCCTCACCAACCTGCTTATGCTCTCGGGCCAGGACACAACCAGCACCCGAATTGCGTGCCTGCGGGCGGGGGCCGACGACTTTCTGGCCAAGCCTTTCAACCCCGAAGAGCTGAGCCTGCGCATTGCCAAGCTGTTCCAGCGCATCAGGGTATGAGGGTAGCCGCCGCCCGGCTGCGGGTGCTCTTGCTGGCGGCCGATGCCCAGGCCGCCGCCGGGTTTCAGGACCAGTACGCGCCCGAGCTGGACGTGGTGGTGGCTACTACGCCGGGCCAGGCGCTGGCCGCCGTGCGCGTGCCGCCACCCGGCGCGCCGCTCGCGGCCATCGTGAACGCGACCGACCCCGGCTCGCCGCTGGGGCTGCGCTTCGTGTATGAGCTGCGCCAGCGGCACGGCCAGCGGCAGCCCATCTTGTGGCTGGCCCCGGCGGCGGCCGTGCCCGCCCTGCGCGAGCTGCTGCTAGCCGTGAGCGGCAGCGACGTAGTGGCGCAGGAGGCCGGCCCCGCGCGGCTACTGGCGCGGCTCGCGGCCCTGGTGCGCCCGCAGCCCCTACCCCCCCCCGCCGGGGCCGAATGGCAAATGCCGCTCGCGAAGCGCGTGCTCGACGTGGTGGTAGCCAGCAGCGCGCTGGTCGTCCTGGCCCCGTTTTTTCTGCTGGTGGGGGCGCTCATTAAGCTAGAGTCGCGCGGGCCGGTCTTCTACTATTCCTACCGGGTAGGGGCCGGCTACCGGGTATTTAAGTTCTGGAAGCTGCGCTCGATGCGCTCCGACGCCGACCAGCTGCTAGCCACAATGGCCGGCCTGAACCAGTACCAGCCGGCTGCCGGCCCACCCGAAACCGCCGCCGCGTGGGCGCTGTGCGCGGCCTGCGCGGCCGCGGGCTCCCGCTGCTTGCAGCCCCTCATCGACGGGCGCGGCGAGGTGATTTGTGAGCGCTGGCACCGCCAGCTGCGCCAAGCCGCCGCCGCGCCCGCTTTCGTGAAGATTGTGAACGACCCGCGCGTAACCCGCATGGGTCATTTTCTGCGCAACAGTAGCATCGACGAGCTGCCGCAGCTCTACAACGTGCTGCGGGGCGAGATGTCGCTGGTCGGCAACCGGCCCCTACCCCTCTACGAAGCCGAGAAGCTGCTGACCGATGCGCACGCGCGGCGCTTTCTGGCCCCGGCGGGTATCACCGGCCTGTGGCAGGTGAGCC
The genomic region above belongs to Hymenobacter psoromatis and contains:
- a CDS encoding sugar transferase, with translation MRVAAARLRVLLLAADAQAAAGFQDQYAPELDVVVATTPGQALAAVRVPPPGAPLAAIVNATDPGSPLGLRFVYELRQRHGQRQPILWLAPAAAVPALRELLLAVSGSDVVAQEAGPARLLARLAALVRPQPLPPPAGAEWQMPLAKRVLDVVVASSALVVLAPFFLLVGALIKLESRGPVFYYSYRVGAGYRVFKFWKLRSMRSDADQLLATMAGLNQYQPAAGPPETAAAWALCAACAAAGSRCLQPLIDGRGEVICERWHRQLRQAAAAPAFVKIVNDPRVTRMGHFLRNSSIDELPQLYNVLRGEMSLVGNRPLPLYEAEKLLTDAHARRFLAPAGITGLWQVSRRGRRGPLSDDERKALDNEYARDISFWKDVKILLRTIPALFQRENV
- a CDS encoding glycoside hydrolase family 97 protein, which gives rise to MLRLRSLFFVALLVLAGRAGHAQGAGSYHLSSPDGKLEITVQAGPTLTWAVRHEATPVLAPSALALTLATGEVLGQSPVVRSAVPTAVNTSFATPIYKKSQVVDHYNQLTLNMKGSYGITFRAYDDGVAYRFFSTRKGPLTVRAETATFNFTTDAPALIPFVRDLRDPKDFYISSFESLYTPLKLSQVAPLKRDTLAFLPVLVTLGDGKKAAIVESDVEDYPGMFLKGNVGAAPGLHGGFAPYPTEERNGGFHNMQLLVSKRAPYLAQTQGNRTFPWRALVVSTADKQLANNDMVYKLAAPSRIKDASWIKPGKVAWDWWNDWNISHVDFKAGINTPTYKYYIDFAAANKLEYIIMDEGWSEETDILKPSPAVDLAALLAYGQQKGVGILLWANWRAISEKMDAAYAQYAKMGVKGFKIDFLDRDDQKMINSSYTLARKAADNHLILDFHGMHKPDGLQRTYPNVLNFEGVKGLENNKWTPNDDVPQYDTSLPFIRMLAGPMDYTPGAMRNATRTQFRPIGSNPMSQGTRCHQLATYVVFEAPLEMLCDNPTIYQKEQESTDFIAAVPTVFDKTVALDGRVGEYVALARQKGDTWYVGALNNWDPRDLTLDLSFLGPGRYEAVVFRDGVNADRDATDYKREVISVSAQDKLPIKLSNGGGWAARIYPAK
- a CDS encoding response regulator transcription factor — encoded protein: MKKTLLVVDDEPAIRFVLQRYFEPDFTVVLQANGLEAMQWLAAGHQPDVIVADYNMPFLDGLEFVRQVRASAAHRLTNLLMLSGQDTTSTRIACLRAGADDFLAKPFNPEELSLRIAKLFQRIRV
- a CDS encoding ATP-binding protein: MEISLSSERQRREAAEAEVLRLRAQLAARPEAAPAAALPPPHQQQLIWQVMDSSPNLIYVEDEAGNCLLANERYRQLHAQVAYRPAPAAAAEGPVSFEESYQLPGGETIWYYTTKTPLVQPDGQRCLVTFASEITDLKRANRLAEEAVQARQVFMASMSHELRTPLHGIMGLAELLRKSPLSDEQADYAEMIQASTEGLLVVINDILDFVKLQAGHLSLEAIPFDLPKTVREAVRSLAFRMDEKGLLLRYAGFDQPLPLLRGDPYRLRQVLVNLLSNAIKFTQRGTITITLDTGQRRGLELPVTLSVADTGIGIDEANLGQVFESFKQADSSIPRLYGGTGLGLTICKNLVELQGGSMGVRSTLGSGTCFSFTIPYPVSEAPARQEAAVVQQSDLLQGLTILLAEDNAVNQLIAVAMLGQWQAQVEVAHNGADALHKASRTRYDLILMDVQMPHFDGLEATARLRAEPGLNQHTPIVALTADAVKVDAGSYQSLGFTDYLTKPYNEAALYAMLAQVSRRAPLLPVPAPASASAPAGPGLAYDLQLFGRLADDQDFVSKLLEIFVTTVPAQVQALQEATDHRDWLAIIREAHHLKTTFGNFNIQLEMEQLRLLERLAERRASRSEFQPLINAVAAAADSYCAIFRQRLAHTLQPQ